The following are from one region of the Salvia hispanica cultivar TCC Black 2014 chromosome 1, UniMelb_Shisp_WGS_1.0, whole genome shotgun sequence genome:
- the LOC125192392 gene encoding calmodulin-like protein 11, with the protein MGEILKEDQIVEFQEAFSLFDKDGDGCITIEELATVIRSLDQNPTEEELQDMINEIDSNGNGTIEFSEFLNLMEKKMKETDAEEELKEAFKVFDKDQNGYISAEELRRVMINLGEKLTDEEVEQMIREADLDGDGQVNYDEFVKMMMAIG; encoded by the exons ATGGGAGAAATATTGAAGGAAGATCAGATAGTGGAGTTCCAAGAGGCTTTTAGCCTATTTGATAAAGATGGAGATG GTTGCATTACTATTGAAGAATTGGCGACTGTAATAAGGTCTTTGGATCAAAACCCTACCGAGGAAGAACTTCAAGACATGATCAACGAGATCGATTCCAATGGAAATGGCACCATTGAGTTTTCAGAGTTCTTGAACCTcatggaaaagaaaatgaag GAAACTGATGCAGAGGAAGAGCTTAAAGAGGCTTTCAAAGTGTTTGACAAGGATCAAAACGGCTACATCTCGGCTGAAGAG CTTCGACGTGTGATGATCAACCTAGGGGAAAAATTAACAGATGAAGAGGTGGAGCAGATGATAAGGGAGGCTGATTTGGATGGTGATGGACAAGTTAATTACGATGAATTTGTGAAGATGATGATGGCTATTGGATAG
- the LOC125221835 gene encoding putative calcium-transporting ATPase 13, plasma membrane-type — protein MADSPYRSPSITGAAVAGRQPKFSGINKRILNGLVKDKNLRQLSQLNGARGIAASLETHPLIGITGDEEDLAARKQAFGTNTYPSPPTKTFLHFILKAFKDRNILFPLAAAVLSLAFGIKEHSGIALIAVFLDITLSAFRNFTQCRLNELHKLSRSKSVEVVRSGRRQKISIYDVVVGDVVYLSIGDQVPADGLFIEGYSLKVDESSMTGESDPVDVNFGVNPFLFYGTKVADGFGKMVVTSVGIDTLWGETMSSISEDNTDGETPLQIHLNKIATFKEKLGSAVSILVHVVFLIRYFTGNTKDKNGEREFNGTGTKPDYVINFVAGIISAVVATVVVAILEGLPLAVTLTLANCMKRMMADGAMVRKLSACETMASATTICTDKTVTLTMNKMKVTKYWLGNDSFEGSLSLGSCVVELLREGVSLNTTGGVYRSGETLEFSGSPTEKAILSWAVTELGMEMEEVMRGCEILEVEAFNSEKKRSGVLMKRDHEFHVHWKGAAEIILAMCSHYYDLDGNIKDLNDEERLQFNHIIQGMAASSLRCIAFAHKQSDEVNLETEKKIQEDGMILLGLVGIKDPVQPGAKKAVEDCQYAGVDVKMITGDNMFTAKAIATECGILHVGQDQDGCVVEGAEFRNYTDEERMERVEGIRVMARSSPIDKLFMVQCLKRKGHVVAVTGDGTNDAPALHEADIGLAMGIQGTELAKESSDIVIMDDNFASVVTVLKWGRCVYNNIQKFIQFQLTANIAALTIDTVAAVSCGWVPLTAVHLLWVNLIMITLGALALATEKPTWDQLMESRPVGRHEPLISNVMWRNLMAQAAYQIVVLLVLQFKGEGVLGVSEGVKNTMIFNTFVLCQMYNAFNARKLERKNVFEGLHKNKVFVGIVGVTVLLQVLMVELLNKFADTERLSLEEWGICAGIGALSWPIACLVKLIIPLPDGTVGGTTDPLPAHKTLLRFI, from the coding sequence ATGGCAGACTCACCTTACAGATCACCGTCAATCACGGGCGCTGCTGTAGCCGGCCGCCAACCTAAATTCTCCGGCATTAATAAAAGAATCCTCAACGGCCTCGTCAAAGACAAAAACCTCCGCCAACTCTCACAACTCAACGGAGCTCGCGGCATCGCCGCATCCCTCGAAACACACCCCCTCATCGGAATCACCGGCGACGAAGAAGACCTCGCCGCCAGAAAACAAGCCTTCGGCACAAACACATATCCATCTCCTCCCACAAAGACCTTCCTCCATTTCATACTCAAAGCTTTCAAGGACCGGAATATCCTGTTCCCACTAGCAGCCGCCGTTCTCTCTCTAGCCTTCGGCATCAAAGAGCACAGCGGCATCGCACTCATCGCCGTCTTCCTCGACATCACCCTCTCTGCTTTCAGAAACTTTACACAGTGCAGACTCAACGAGCTCCACAAACTAAGCAGAAGTAAATCAGTAGAAGTCGTTAGAAGCGGAAGAAGACAAAAGATCTCAATATACGACGTCGTTGTAGGCGACGTCGTATACTTGTCCATCGGAGATCAAGTCCCTGCAGACGGCCTTTTCATAGAAGGCTACTCTCTGAAGGTGGATGAGTCCAGCATGACTGGTGAGAGCGACCCAGTGGATGTCAATTTCGGTGTCAATCCTTTCTTGTTCTATGGAACAAAGGTGGCTGATGGATTTGGGAAAATGGTGGTGACTAGTGTTGGGATAGACACTCTGTGGGGGGAGACGATGAGTTCGATAAGTGAAGATAATACGGATGGGGAGACGCCGCTGCAGATCCACCTCAATAAGATCGCTACCTTCAAAGAAAAGCTCGGTTCAGCTGTGTCTATTCTGGTTCATGTCGTGTTTCTGATTCGATACTTCACCGGGAATACCAAAGATAAGAATGGGGAGAGGGAGTTTAATGGTACAGGGACTAAACCAGATTATGTGATCAACTTTGTTGCAGGTATTATTTCAGCAGTTGTGGCCACAGTTGTGGTTGCTATACTTGAGGGTTTGCCTCTTGCTGTCACTCTCACTCTTGCCAATTGTATGAAAAGGATGATGGCTGATGGGGCTATGGTGAGGAAGCTCTCCGCTTGCGAGACCATGGCTTCTGCTACCACCATCTGCACAGATAAGACAGTTACTCTAACTATGAACAAGATGAAGGTGACAAAGTATTGGTTAGGGAACGACTCATTCGAAGGTAGTCTTAGTCTGGGGAGCTGTGTTGTTGAGCTGCTCCGTGAGGGCGTCAGCCTCAACACGACGGGTGGTGTGTACAGGTCGGGAGAAACGCTTGAGTTCTCTGGTAGCCCGACTGAGAAGGCAATCCTGTCTTGGGCTGTTACAGAGCTGGGGATGGAAATGGAGGAAGTGATGAGGGGATGTGAGATTCTTGAAGTGGAGGCATTCAATtcggagaagaagaggagtGGTGTTTTGATGAAGAGAGATCATGAATTTCATGTGCATTGGAAAGGAGCGGCTGAGATTATCCTTGCAATGTGCTCACACTACTATGATTTGGATGGTAACATAAAAGATTTGAATGATGAGGAGAGATTGCAATTCAATCATATTATTCAAGGCATGGCTGCTTCTAGCCTTAGATGCATTGCATTTGCACATAAACAGAGTGATGAGGTGAATCTTGAAACTGAGAAGAAAATTCAAGAAGATGGTATGATTCTACTAGGCTTAGTAGGGATAAAAGATCCAGTCCAGCCTGGTGCGAAAAAGGCTGTTGAGGATTGCCAGTATGCCGGTGTGGATGTGAAGATGATCACCGGTGACAACATGTTCACGGCCAAAGCCATAGCCACAGAGTGTGGAATACTACATGTAGGCCAAGACCAAGACGGGTGTGTAGTCGAAGGAGCTGAGTTCCGTAACTACACAGACGAGGAGCGGATGGAGAGGGTCGAGGGCATCCGCGTGATGGCAAGATCATCCCCAATAGACAAGCTCTTCATGGTTCAGTGCTTGAAGAGGAAAGGCCATGTGGTGGCAGTCACAGGAGATGGAACGAACGATGCACCGGCCTTACACGAGGCCGACATAGGCCTAGCCATGGGAATCCAAGGCACAGAGTTGGCGAAGGAGAGCTCTGATATAGTGATCATGGATGACAACTTTGCATCAGTGGTGACAGTGTTGAAATGGGGAAGGTGTGTTTACAACAACATACAAAAGTTCATTCAGTTTCAGCTGACCGCAAATATTGCGGCGCTGACCATCGACACCGTGGCGGCGGTCTCGTGTGGGTGGGTGCCACTGACGGCAGTGCACCTGTTGTGGGTGAATCTGATCATGATCACGCTCGGGGCGCTGGCTCTTGCCACGGAGAAGCCAACGTGGGATCAGCTAATGGAGAGTCGGCCCGTGGGGAGGCATGAGCCGTTGATCAGCAATGTGATGTGGAGGAATCTGATGGCGCAGGCGGCGTACCAGATTGTGGTGCTGCTGGTGCTGCAGTTTAAGGGGGAGGGTGTGCTTGGGGTGAGTGAGGGGGTGAAAAATACCATGATATTTAACACGTTTGTGTTGTGCCAGATGTATAATGCGTTCAATGCGAGGAAGCTTGAGAGGAAGAATGTGTTTGAGGGATTGCATAAGAACAAGGTGTTTGTGGGGATTGTTGGAGTAACTGTGCTTCTTCAAGTGTTGATGGTGGAGTTGTTGAACAAGTTTGCTGATACTGAAAGGCTGAGTTTGGAAGAGTGGGGAATTTGTGCTGGGATTGGAGCACTTTCTTGGCCTATTGCTTGCCTTGTGAAGCTTATAATACCGCTTCCCGATGGAACGGTTGGAGGCACGACCGACCCACTGCCTGCCCATAAAACTCTACTACGTTTCATATGA
- the LOC125185393 gene encoding putative calcium-transporting ATPase 13, plasma membrane-type — MQLANSPCKSPPIIGAGVAGHQPKFSGVSPSTLNHLVKDKNLHQLSLLDGARGIAASLKTDSNVGITGDEEDLAARKQAFGTNTYPSPPTKTFLHFILKTFKDREILFLLAFAVFSLAWYKDGITFIVVILSIAFSAFSNFKLCRLLDKPSSNISAEVVRNGRRQDVSIYEVVVGDIVCLKIGDQVPADGLFLDGHSLRLDESSMTGETGLVDANPFLLSGTTVADGYGKMVVTSVGMNTMWGETMSKMNQDTDQETPLQIRLSKITITIEKLGTAVAFLVHVVLLIRYIAGADNGVRGFDGPRTKPDDVINFVGGVIEETVSTAVVATLEGLNLKQTLTLTHAYFMKKMMADQAMVRNLSACETLGYATVICTHKTGTLTMNKMKVTKFWLGKHSFEGGLNMARCVLELLREGAGLNTTGGVYTSREGLEFSGSPTEKAILSWAVADLGMDMEEVKSGCEILEVEAFKSEMKRSGVLMKRDHEFHVHWKGAAEVILAMCSHYYDLDGNKNDMSDEERLQFNHIIQGMSASSLRCIAFAHKQLSNSECDEVKKIQEDNMVLLGLVGLKDPYRPDVKQEVEDCQNAGVDVKMITGDNVFTAKAVATECGILRPGQDQDGCVVEGVEFRSYAEEERMKRVEAIRVMARSSPMDKLLMVQCLKKRDLVVAVTGHGTHDAQALKEADIGLSMGIQSTEVAKKSSDIVIMDNNFTSVVTVFKWERCVYNNIQKFIQFKLTADIAALTIESVVAVSSGKMPLAVVQLLWVNLIMNTLGLGGLALATEKLTRDQLMERRPVGRHEPLISKVMWRNLMAQAVYQIVVLLVLQFRGEGLLGVSEGVKNTMIFNTFVLCQVFNVFNARKLEKRNVFEGLHKNKLFVGIVGVTLVLQALMVELLNKFADTERLSLEEWGICVGIGALSWPIAWLVKLIPFPDETVGGTTDPTARP, encoded by the coding sequence ATGCAGCTGGCAAACTCACCCTGCAAATCACCGCCAATCATCGGCGCTGGTGTAGCCGGCCACCAACCTAAATTCTCCGGCGTCAGTCCATCAACCCTCAACCACCTCGTCAAAGACAAAAACCTCCACCAACTCTCACTACTCGACGGAGCTCGCGGCATCGCCGCATCGCTCAAAACAGACTCCAACGTCGGAATCACCGGCGACGAAGAAGACCTCGCCGCCAGAAAACAAGCCTTCGGCACAAACACCTATCCATCTCCTCCCACTAAGACCTTCCTCCATTTCATACTCAAAACTTTCAAAGATCGGGAAATCCTCTTCCTACTAGCCTTTGCGGTTTTCTCTCTAGCCTGGTACAAAGACGGCATCACATTCATTGTTGTCATCCTCTCCATCGCCTTCTCTGCTTTCAGTAACTTCAAACTGTGCAGACTTTTGGACAAGCCAAGCAGCAACATATCAGCAGAAGTTGTTAGAAACGGAAGAAGGCAAGATGTCTCAATCTACGAGGTCGTCGTCGGCGACATTGTATGCTTGAAGATCGGAGATCAAGTCCCTGCAGACGGCCTCTTCTTGGACGGGCACAGCCTGCGACTGGATGAATCAAGCATGACTGGGGAGACTGGCCTTGTGGATGCCAACCCTTTTCTCCTCTCCGGCACTACGGTGGCTGACGGCTATGGAAAGATGGTGGTTACGAGTGTCGGGATGAACACTATGTGGGGGGAGACGATGAGCAAGATGAACCAGGATACAGACCAGGAGACGCCGCTACAGATCCGCCTCAGCAAGATCACTATCACCATAGAAAAGCTCGGTACAGCTGTGGCTTTTCTGGTTCATGTCGTGTTGCTCATTCGATACATAGCTGGAGCTGATAATGGGGTGAGGGGGTTTGATGGCCCAAGGACTAAACCAGATGATGTGATCAACTTTGTCGGAGGAGTTATTGAAGAAACTGTGTCCACTGCTGTGGTTGCTACACTTGAAGGTTTGAATCTGAAACAGACTCTCACACTCACTCATGCCTATTttatgaagaagatgatggcTGATCAGGCTATGGTGAGGAACCTCTCCGCTTGCGAAACCTTGGGTTATGCTACTGTCATCTGTACACACAAGACAGGTACACTAACTATGAATAAAATGAAGGTGACAAAGTTTTGGTTAGGGAAGCACTCCTTTGAAGGTGGACTTAACATGGCAAGGTGTGTATTGGAGCTGCTCCGTGAGGGGGCCGGCCTCAACACGACGGGTGGTGTGTACACGTCCCGGGAAGGGCTCGAGTTCTCTGGTAGCCCGACAGAGAAGGCGATCCTGTCATGGGCTGTGGCGGATCTGGGGATGGATATGGAAGAAGTTAAGAGTGGTTGTGAGATCCTTGAAGTGGAGGCATTCAAATCGGAGATGAAGAGGAGTGGTGTTTTGATGAAGAGAGATCATGAATTTCATGTGCATTGGAAAGGAGCTGCGGAGGTGATCCTTGCTATGTGCTCACACTACTATGATTTGGATGGTAACAAAAATGATATGAGTGATGAAGAGAGATTGcaatttaatcatattattCAAGGCATGTCTGCTTCTAGCCTTAGGTGCATTGCATTTGCACATAAACAGCTCTCTAATTCCGAGTGCGATGAGGTGAAGAAAATTCAAGAAGATAACATGGTTCTACTAGGCTTAGTTGGGCTAAAAGATCCATACCGGCCTGATGTGAAGCAGGAAGTGGAAGATTGCCAGAATGCAGGTGTGGATGTGAAGATGATCACCGGCGACAACGTGTTCACAGCCAAGGCTGTAGCCACAGAGTGTGGCATACTCCGTCCAGGCCAAGATCAAGACGGATGTGTAGTTGAAGGAGTTGAGTTCCGCAGCTACGCAGAAGAGGAGCGGATGAAGAGAGTCGAGGCCATCCGTGTGATGGCCAGATCCTCCCCAATGGACAAGCTCCTAATGGTGCAGTGCTTGAAAAAGAGAGATCTTGTTGTGGCAGTCACAGGACACGGCACACACGATGCACAGGCGCTGAAAGAGGCCGACATAGGCCTGTCGATGGGGATCCAAAGCACAGAGGTGGCGAAGAAGAGCTCTGATATAGTGATCATGGACAACAACTTCACATCTGTGGTGACAGTGTTCAAATGGGAGAGGTGTGTTTACAACAACATACAGAAGTTCATTCAGTTTAAACTGACAGCTGATATTGCAGCACTGACCATCGAAAGTGTGGTGGCGGTCTCGTCTGGGAAGATGCCTCTGGCGGTGGTGCAGCTGTTGTGGGTGAATCTGATCATGAATACCCTCGGCCTCGGGGGGCTGGCTCTTGCCACGGAGAAGCTGACAAGGGATCAGCTAATGGAGAGACGGCCCGTGGGGCGACATGAGCCGTTGATCAGTAAAGTGATGTGGAGGAATCTGATGGCTCAGGCTGTGTACCAGATTGTGGTGTTGTTGGTGCTGCAGTTTAGAGGAGAGGGTCTGCTTGGGGTTAGTGAGGGGGTGAAAAATACCATGATCTTTAATACGTTTGTGTTGTGCCAGGTGTTTAATGTATTCAATGCAAGGAAGCTTGAGAAGAGGAATGTGTTTGAAGGGTTGCATAAGAACAAGTTGTTTGTGGGGATTGTTGGAGTGACACTGGTTCTTCAAGCTTTGATGGTGGAGTTGTTGAATAAGTTTGCCGATACAGAGAGGCTGAGTTTAGAAGAGTGGGGGATTTGTGTGGGAATTGGGGCACTTTCATGGCCTATTGCTTGGCTTGTGAAGCTTATACCGTTTCCCGATGAAACGGTTGGAGGAACGACCGACCCCACTGCCCGCCCATAA